From Pongo pygmaeus isolate AG05252 chromosome 2, NHGRI_mPonPyg2-v2.0_pri, whole genome shotgun sequence, a single genomic window includes:
- the LOC129032914 gene encoding uncharacterized protein LOC129032914: protein MSGSCLSRAEDARGAPPAAPTRASRAQPPAPSHPRPRPPHKGDGEARRPPGGGGATGLGRGGRAATPAAPPAFVCLAPRPPPAKEPHRRGALTLLVTRQGTRAADAETQIFVKTLTGKTITLEVEPSDTIENVKAKIQDKEVSHLTSSI, encoded by the exons ATGTCGGGGTCCTGCCTGAGCCGCGCAGAGGATGCCCGCGGCGCGCCGCCGGCCGCCCCGACTCGGGCCTCCCGGGCGCAGCCGCCGGCCCCCTCGCACCCGCGCCCCAGGCCGCCACACAAAGGGGATGGCGAGGCGCGCCGGCCGCCGGGAGGTGGAGGGGCGACAGGCCTGGGACGAGGTGGCCGAGCCGCGACGCCCGCCGCGCCCCCCGCCTTTGTCTGCCTCGCCCCGCGCCCTCCCCCTGCCAAGGAGCCCCACCGCCGCGGCGCCCTCACCCTGCTCGTTACCCGG CAAGGCACCCGAGCTGCAGACGCAGAGACGCAGATCTTTGTGAAGACCCTCACGGGCAAGACCATAACTCTTGAGGTCGAGCCAAGTGACACCATTGAGAATGTCAAAGCCAAAATTCAAGACAAGGAGGTATCCCACCTGACCAGCAGCATCTGA